A single Pseudomonadota bacterium DNA region contains:
- a CDS encoding monovalent cation/H+ antiporter complex subunit F has product MKSFFLSVDIFLCLMVFLCLYRVVFGPTLGDRIVATGAIGTKTLTILVIIGFLYDRVEMFLDISLAYALLNFVGTLAASKYFETKREF; this is encoded by the coding sequence ATGAAATCTTTTTTCCTGTCGGTGGATATTTTCCTCTGCCTGATGGTTTTCCTTTGCCTTTACCGGGTAGTTTTCGGCCCGACGCTGGGAGACCGCATCGTAGCCACCGGAGCCATTGGCACCAAGACCCTGACTATTCTGGTAATTATAGGCTTCCTGTATGACCGGGTGGAAATGTTTCTGGATATAAGCCTGGCATACGCTCTGCTGAATTTCGTCGGCACCCTGGCAGCCAGCAAATATTTTGAAACAAAAAGAGAATTCTGA
- the mnhG gene encoding monovalent cation/H(+) antiporter subunit G, with the protein MLIRDIIAVAMILVGCFFFLTSVIGLLRFPDMFTRMHATGKCDTLAVLMIMTGLIVHHGINLDSFKILLIVVFIYIANPTATHVLARAAFRLGVQPWTKDKK; encoded by the coding sequence ATGCTAATACGTGATATTATTGCCGTGGCAATGATCCTGGTCGGCTGCTTTTTCTTCTTAACCTCCGTTATCGGCCTGTTGCGTTTCCCCGATATGTTCACCCGCATGCATGCCACCGGAAAGTGTGACACCCTGGCCGTGCTGATGATTATGACCGGACTGATCGTCCACCATGGAATCAACCTGGACAGCTTCAAGATACTCCTGATAGTTGTGTTTATCTACATTGCCAACCCGACGGCTACTCATGTGCTTGCCCGGGCGGCTTTCCGACTCGGGGTACAACCATGGACAAAGGATAAAAAATGA
- a CDS encoding hydrogenase subunit MbhD domain-containing protein yields MIWQLDLFLLVFVVICALAAINVKDLLSAVIILGAYSFFMCLLWAEMGAVDVAFTEATVSAGVGTVLFVAAVFKTVRRSKD; encoded by the coding sequence ATGATCTGGCAACTGGATTTATTTTTATTGGTGTTTGTCGTCATCTGTGCTCTGGCAGCCATCAACGTCAAGGACCTGCTGAGTGCGGTAATAATTCTTGGTGCTTACAGTTTTTTCATGTGCCTGCTGTGGGCTGAAATGGGGGCGGTAGATGTAGCGTTCACCGAAGCAACGGTTTCCGCTGGAGTCGGCACCGTTCTTTTTGTGGCCGCAGTGTTCAAAACCGTCAGGAGGTCAAAGGATTGA
- the mbhE gene encoding hydrogen gas-evolving membrane-bound hydrogenase subunit E has translation MKNWFKLISWVAVIMTGALLIYGIHDMPAWGDPNSPANSHVSPRYILEATEKTATPNIVSAVLADYRSYDTLGETTVIFTAAISCLFLLRRRGGKK, from the coding sequence ATGAAAAACTGGTTTAAACTGATATCCTGGGTTGCGGTCATCATGACCGGGGCCCTGCTGATTTACGGCATCCATGACATGCCGGCCTGGGGTGACCCCAATTCACCGGCCAACTCCCACGTCTCACCGCGCTATATCCTTGAAGCCACGGAAAAGACCGCCACCCCCAACATCGTTTCAGCGGTTCTGGCCGATTACCGGAGCTATGACACCTTGGGAGAGACAACTGTAATTTTCACCGCCGCGATCTCCTGTCTCTTTCTCTTGCGCCGCCGGGGAGGAAAAAAGTAG
- a CDS encoding cation:proton antiporter subunit C produces MLEYILAKYNFWIYVVLMMIGLYAMMGKRNLVKKLIGMNIFQTSIILFFVSTGVKKGGATVPILMGHGHGHGQHLIQVADYLNPLPHVLMLTAIVVSIATTGVALATLILIYKRYHTLEEDEIMAIRKDPSAYKTLG; encoded by the coding sequence ATGCTAGAATACATTCTGGCCAAATATAATTTCTGGATCTACGTTGTCCTGATGATGATCGGTCTCTATGCCATGATGGGCAAGCGCAACCTCGTCAAGAAATTAATCGGCATGAATATCTTCCAGACCTCAATCATCCTCTTTTTTGTCTCTACCGGGGTCAAGAAAGGCGGTGCCACGGTTCCGATTCTTATGGGACATGGTCACGGTCACGGCCAGCACCTCATCCAGGTAGCCGACTACCTCAACCCCCTGCCCCATGTCCTGATGCTGACGGCAATCGTCGTCTCAATCGCGACCACCGGCGTTGCCCTGGCAACGCTTATCCTCATATATAAACGTTACCACACCCTGGAGGAGGATGAGATTATGGCAATCAGAAAAGATCCTTCTGCTTACAAAACACTAGGCTAA